The genomic stretch AAATTGTCGCACTTGAAAAGCCGGAACGGCAATGAGGTCTTAAGCAGGATCAGAACGGCTGCGTCGGTATGCGCCTGGCCGTCGTAAAATACCCAGGTTTTTTCAAATCGAAGTCCATCGCCGGCAGATCCGCCGACCACCGGGATGTCATCGAGCGAGGCATAGATCGAGGACATCACCGCTTCTTCGCGCTGGCATAAGCCATCGATCAGCAACAGACCAAAGGAATTTTGATCCGGGATCTCTGGCGCGCATCGAGCCAGCTCCTGACGCAATTCGGTGCCGAGGCTGCGGCCCTCCTCAACCCGGAAGTTAGCGAGATCGGAAAACGGCCGCGCAACGACGACAAAGTCCCGCGCTTCGAATCCTAGCGCGACGACGCTGTTGTCTCCCCAGCCGTCGGGCGCGAGTTCGCCGGCTGTCGTGCAGCCAAATACGTTGCTGTGTTCGGAAAACCTGGCAAATTCGGCGATAAATTCATGCGGGTCGTACCAGGGCGACACAAAAAGTAGAACCAACGCGAGGCTGTCGGACGGCAATTGCGCGACGATCTCCGCCACGGCAGAGGTCGCCGTGATCGCTTTCGACTGAGCGACAACAACGCTAGACGAATTGCTGAACCGATCATCGGTTCGGCTCACGTGGCTTTCTCCCGCTGTCAAAGGCCTCGGTGTGCGCCAAGGTCGTTTTCTTAAGAATAGGCCGTTCTTTCGGCCGCCGCAACAATGTGTAGCGTCAGCTTGGACACTACCGGCGGAAGCAATTTCCTCGACGGTCTGTCCGATGGAAATCCGCGCCCCACACGGGCCTCGGCTTCCTTCTACCTTGATCGGCCAAATCCAGGCGATGGACACACGTCTCGATGCAATGTCGTCGGCGGTCAAGACGATCCTGCCGGCACTCGAGGCATTCTGTACGTCGCGAAGCGACGACCAAAAAGCGAAGTTCGATTCCGGCGAAGGACGCGGTCGATTCTGGCGGTGGCACGGATGGGATTTTTGCCTCGCCTTATCCGTCGATTGGACACCGGTCATGTCTGGTACTGATGTCTCAATAGACGTCGGCTTGCCCGGCCTGCACTTCCGCTTCAACCGTTTCTTATTGCTCTTCCCGCGACGGGAACCGTCCTAGGACTCGCTCTTCAATGGTTGCCGGCTCAACCGGTCGACGCAACACAGGCGTTAAATCTCTCTGCTGGTGTTTCAAATTGCAAGGTCTCACGTGGTCGTTCGTTTAGCTGACGAGCCACTTTGTTCAGATGGGCTTGCGAATGCACCGACAAGTCGGTGCCCTTTGGAAAGTACTGTCTCAGCAGGCCATTGGTATTCTCGTTCGACCCGCGCTGCCACGGGCTTTGCGGGTCGCAAAAATAGACATCGATGTTGGTCGCCAACGTAAAGCGCCGATGATCCGTCAGTTCCTTGCCCCGGTCCCAGGTCAGGGACTTATACAGCTCTTTTGGTAGCTTCTTCGCCTGCTTGATCAGCGCGGTGACAACCGTCCGGGTGTCCTTGCCTGCCACCTTGGCCAACATCACGTAACGCGTTTGACGCTCGACCAAGGTCGCGATGTAGGTGTTGTTCGGCCCGGACAGCAGATCGCCCTCCCAATGGCCAGGCACCGCCCTATCTTCAACCGCAGCCGGTCGCTGACGGATTGAGACGGCATCCTTCATATGTCCCCGTCTATCGCCATTCGGATCAACCGGTCTGGAGCGACGCATCGAGCGCTTCGATCGAAGATGGCGAAGCAGCTCTTTCTTGAGCACGCCGCGCGCTTGGACAAACAGGCTGCGATAGATGGTCTCGTGTGACACCTGATTATACTCATCTTCAGGATGCGTTCTCTTCAGCCAACCGGCTATCTGCTCGGGTGACCAATCCAATCTGAGTTTCCCTGCCACGGCCTGCCGAAGCCGCGAATTGATCGCCAATTTACAACATTTTGGACGACGTGATCGTGCCCAGGCATTCTCGTCCGCAACTGTCGCCCGGTAGCGATCACAGCCGCCATTGCGGCTCATTTCACGGCTCACCGTCGAGGGCGAGCGGCCAAGCAGTTTGGCGATCGACCGGGCCGATCGACGTGCGGTAACGCCTCTGGAAATCACCTCGCGTTCCGCAAGCGTCAATGCCAACCTGGAGCGACGCCGCTCCGCAGGACGAAACCCTCCATGCGGGGCAACCAGAAAATAGATCGACGATGACTGCTTACCAAAAGCTCGCCCGATCGCCTTCAATGACTCCCCGCGCTTCCAACGGTCCCATAACTCCGTCTTTTCTGCCGCGGTAAAACCTCTATGAAATCTCCGTTCCATCCTACACTCCATCTTTTCCCTCTAAGATAAAGTGTTGCGTCGATCGGTTGAGACCGCCCGTTTAGACCGGACATACATCACAGCCGAAGCGTTGATCCATCGCAATGTCGCCTGCGTGCTTTGCTGTCAAAGTTATTGATAGCGGCGATCCCGCAGACGACAAGGCAGACCGATGAACAATTGGCCGCAATTGACCACAGAATTGAGCGCCCTTCTTCGTAATTTGCGCGGCGGAGCCCCTGATGTCATGAAGGCATTCGCGGGCATTGCTCAAGCGGCGACCGCTTCGAAGGCGCTGGATATGAAGACCAAGGAACTGATTGCGCTCGGCATAGCCGTGGCCGTGCGATGTGACGACTGCATCGCCTTTCACGTCAAAGCCGCGGTGGAACAAGGCGCCACGAGAGATGAGGTTGGTGAGACACTAGGAATGGCGATCTATATGGGCGCCGGCCCGTCGGTCATGTACGCAAGCCACGCGTTGGAGGCATTCACGCAATTCGAGACCAGCCTGGCAAATCGATCCGCGATGAAAGCGCCTGCATTCTCAAAGTGATGATCGTCCTTCAGCGCTAACCTTGTTGGTCGTGGGCAAATAGCACGGTACATGGTGAAGAGGTGCCGGAGCGTGACGCCATCGAGGCCCTTGCACCCGCGCCCCTCCCTGCCCTCATCGTCCAGGCCACCAAAACCTACGGCACGATCCGATGCCTGCTGTCACGCTTTCCGCACGACGCTTGATGCCTCTCAGCATCCGAGCTTGCATGATGTAATGGCCGAAGCCGGCAGCAGCCAGCATAAGTGGCCGCGGGGTGTGCGCCAATATTGCGTAGATCCGCTCGATGAGAATAAGGCGGCCCGGTGGGCGGGAGCGCTCCCGAATCGAACCTGGCCAGCGCCGCGAGATCCGTCCGCGTACGATGAGGCGGGTGCGTTGGTGATCCAGCGGCTCCAGCAGAAACTCCCAGCTCACCTGGTGGCCACCGGTCGCCTTCGGCACCGTCAGGACCAGATCGTGCGGCGGTCGGACCGTGGTCACGCAGAATGCGTCCGTCATGCCCGGGGTTGCCGGCATGACGTCACCTTGCGCGACATGCTGGTACTCCGGCCGGATGAAGTTGGCGCTCGGATGGCCACCGTTGTCGATCCAGTCGTAGCTATACCAGCCGGCGCGGCCGGCGCCCATCTGCGCCAGCCAAGGCCAGACGCGCTCCGGCGGAGCGTTGATCGTTACCGCATGAGTGACAGTCCCCATCGGGGCTGGCACGAGCCAATCGGCCGGCATCGCCCGATGCGTCTCCTCTCGCGACGCCAGACAAGTCGCAATATGCATGATGAGCTCAGGCCTCGAGAATGACCTGCTCGACCGGACGACGGAGCGATTTGGGTAACTCGGGACCATAGCCAAACCTCATCACGAGATCCGGGCGACGTCCGTCGATGCCGAGATATGTGGCGAATTGCCCCCGCACGGCGGCGACCTCGACCGGTTGATTGATGAAGGCATGCCGAAGTCGCAGGGCTGTCGCCTGAAGGGCAAGCCGCTGGCAGCAACGACCGACTTCGACCCAGCCGGCCGGTTCATTCCTGTCCGACACGAACACGGCGACACCGGCCGAACTCCGGAGTTGGCTCTCATACTTGCTGTTCTCCGCGGTCTTCGTGAACACCGCACTGAAAATCAAACGGCCGATCCAGCCCGGCAGGGCAGGACTGCCGGTGGATTTCGAAAACAGGCCGTCTCGCGTCGAGATGGCCTCGCCGTAGCTGAATCGAATCCACGTTCTCAATTCGTGCACGAATGCGACATCATCCATTTGGGCACTATTGCCGGCGACGAGATAGGAAAGGATATCTTCACGTTGCTGTCGCTCCGTGAAAAGCAGCATCCGCACACCCTCGCCATTCCCTGCGGCTTCCAGCAGCCGGAGATGCTCGGGCGGGACCGCCCGCCCGTCATAGACGGCGCGCGTCGATTGACGACGCGGGATAGCGTCGAACAGGTCCGTCCGTTCAGGCGGCGCGGTGTCCAGTTCGACCCGTATCCCGCGCGCAACAGGGTCATAGCTTGGAACAGCGCGAAGCCCAAACGCGCGAGCCGCTTGAATCATATTCTCGACGGCGCAGCCGAGACTGGCGAACAGGTGATGATCGTCGGGGTCGACGGAGGGCAAGCGACGGCTGAGATCTGACAGCACGAGGATGGAGCGATCCGAGAGCCGAAATTGCCAGGGCTGCGTGTTATGGCTGTTTGCGGCCAGGCTTGCGTAACGGACAAGCTCGCGCCGGGCCCACGACAATGGCAGGTCTGTGCGGTCGCTGTGCCGCCAGGTGGAGTTGATGGCATCCTCGTAACCAGAGCGCCGTTGGGCATTCATCACAAGCGCGGTTGCGCCGCCGATCGCGACGGATCCTGCTCCGGCGGTCAGCGCCATCAGGAGGCCGCGACGGTCTTGATGAACGTGAGACATACCGGCTTCATACCACAACGAGGTCTCGCCCAGCTTTGATCTTGAGCCTGCTACGCGAAGAGCGGGCGACACGAGCGACATCCATCTGACGCCGCTCGTGTCGAGGCTGGCTAGGCGGTTTCGAGCGCGGATTTGGAAGGCCGGCTCCCCACGCCCTGTGTGAGATCCAGTACCATTCGTCCCTCAATCTTGCCGGCCTTCAGATTGGCGAAGATCGTGTTGATCTCGTCAAGCGGCGCCTTCCTGACGTCGGCATGCACCTTCCCCGCGGCCGCGAAAGCAATCGCCTCATCTAGGAGTCCGTCCAGATAGGTGCTGCGACGGGCATTTATTGGCATGTTAGCCGGCTCAGGCAGCCTTTGCGAGGGTGAACAGCTTCAGGAGGTTGTGGGCGGTGCAGATCATGGCCCACTCGGCACGCACTTTTTCGACACCCCGCAACAGGAACTGGCGGAAGCCGCGCGCCTGTTTGATCTGTCCGAAGACCGGTTCGACCACTTGCTTTCTCAATCGGTAGGGCGTTTCGAAGCCGCCATCGTCGATCTTCTTTCGCATCCGTTGGGTCAGCGGTCCGCCGATTTTTCCGTTCGCGGCTGTCGGGTGCTTGGCGCGTCCAGGCGCGACATAGCCGTCAACGCGATGTGCTTCGAGCGCTTCGAGATTGGATTCGCTGCAGTAGCCGGAGTCCGCTGAGGCCTGCTCCGGCGTGCGGCCGAGATTGTTCTCGATGGCCTCGATCAGGGCACCAGCTGGCCCTGATCGTTGCCGCACTGCGTCAGTTCGTGCGCGACAATGATCTGGGCGCCTGCGTCGACGGCGGCCTGTGCATTATAGGCCTGAACGAAGCCATCCTTCGACTTCATGATGCGGCTTTCCGGATCGGTGAAGTTGCGTTGCGACTTGGGATCAGGCTGGTCCGATGCCGGCGCCGCCGGTTTGCCCGGCTTCTTGCGGCCTTCGGCTTGGCGCTGCTGTTCCTTTTCGGCCTCGATGCGACGCTCTTCCTCCGCGGCCAGCCTGGCGTCGGCCTCCAGCGCCGCCATCGCCTGCTGGATCTTCGCCAGCCGCTTCTCCTTGTCGCCAGCCCAATCCGGCAGCTCGTCGCCGCGTTTGTCTTTGCCGAAAGTCTCGTCCTCCTGAGCATCCGCCGCCTCAGCGGCCGCCAGCATGCGAGCGACCTCGGCTTTCAATTCCGCCTCGCGTTTCTTCATGCGCTCATAACTCATCGCTTTATGTTTCGACGCGTTCGCTTTGATCTTCGTGCCATCAAGCGCGACATGGCCGAGTTTGACCAGCCCTGCCGTCTCGCACAACTTCAGAACCTGCAGGAACAGTGCGCCGAGCGCCTTCAAATGCCGCTTGCGGAAGTCGCTGATCGTGCGAAAATCCGGCGGATCGAGCGCGACAATCATTACAAAATCATTCCGTTCGCGGCAGGCCTTCGCGATCCGCCGCGATGAATACAGCCCACTCGCATAGCCGTGCAGCACAAGCGCCACCATCATGCGCGGGTCGAACGGCGGCTGCCCGAGCCCGCTCACATAGCTGCCCGTGATCTCCTTGAGATCGAGGCTCTCCCGCACCAGTTCAACGATAAACCGCGAGACATGGCCTTTCGGCACGAAGTCCTGCACATTCGGCGGCAGAAGCAGCGTCTGATCGATATTCCAGGGGCGAAAATACTTGCTCATCGCCCAAGGTTGAATCAGACTCGCTCAGAATTGAACAGCCACTATCGGACAGGCTCCTAGGTCACGGCGAGTGCCGACGATGGAGCCGCGGACGGTGATGCGCTTCAGCACCACATCGAAGATCGGGGTCGGGAAATCGCCCGGCGGCAGACCGACCAGGGCCACAGTGCCCTTGCGGCGGACAAGGTGCAGCGCTTGACTGAAGGCTGGAGGCGAAACTGCCGTCACGAGCACGCCATGGGCACCTCCATTTGTCGCCTTGAGAACATCGGCCACGGCATGCGGTGAGCGTGCGTCGACAGCGAGATCGGCGCCAGACGCTCGTGCCAGGGCCAGCTTTTCGGGAGCAACGTCAAGCGCCGCGACATAGAGACCCATCGCCTTGGCGTATTGAATCGCCACGTGGCCCAAGCCACCGACGCCCGAGATCGCAACCCATTCGCCGGGGCGAGCTTCCGTTTCCTTCAGTCCCTTGTAGGTGGTGACACCAGCGCAAAGGATGGGCGCGATCTGAGCAAGATCCACCCCCGCTGGCAGCCGGGCAACGAATGGCGCTGCGGCGATGACATATTCGGCAAAACCGCCATCGCAGCTGTAGCCGGTGTTGTGCTGGCGCTCGCAGAGCGTCTCCCAGCCGGTCTCGCAATATTCGCAGTGCGTACATGCGTCGTGCAGCCACGCAACACCGACCGGGTCGCCTTCCTTCAAATCGGCCACACCCGGACCGAGGGCGGCGATCACGCCGGCTACCTCATGCCCCGGAATAAAGGGCGGATTCGGCTTCAGCGGCCAATCGCCCTCCGCCGCATGCAGATCGGTGTGGCAGACGCCGCATGCGATCACCTTCACCAGTACTTCACCGGGACCCGGAACCGGGACAGCTACATCCTCGATCACCAGCGGCTTGCCGAATGCGTGCACTACCGCGGCCTTCATCATATTCGCCATCGTCCAATCTCCTGTTTGTCGATGCGGCAAACTAGAGACGTCGACGGCATGTGCATTTGACCGAGATCAACCGAACGCGGTCGGATCTGACTTTGTGGCGTCGGCTTGCGCGAAGATCCTGGCGATTGAGCCAGATCAAGTCTGAGATCGAACCCCGACATAAAGTTGTCATGCCCACCATCAAAGGCGCGCCGCCCGTTCAGCAAAGGA from Bradyrhizobium sp. Ash2021 encodes the following:
- a CDS encoding carboxymuconolactone decarboxylase family protein, giving the protein MNNWPQLTTELSALLRNLRGGAPDVMKAFAGIAQAATASKALDMKTKELIALGIAVAVRCDDCIAFHVKAAVEQGATRDEVGETLGMAIYMGAGPSVMYASHALEAFTQFETSLANRSAMKAPAFSK
- a CDS encoding zinc-dependent alcohol dehydrogenase, whose product is MANMMKAAVVHAFGKPLVIEDVAVPVPGPGEVLVKVIACGVCHTDLHAAEGDWPLKPNPPFIPGHEVAGVIAALGPGVADLKEGDPVGVAWLHDACTHCEYCETGWETLCERQHNTGYSCDGGFAEYVIAAAPFVARLPAGVDLAQIAPILCAGVTTYKGLKETEARPGEWVAISGVGGLGHVAIQYAKAMGLYVAALDVAPEKLALARASGADLAVDARSPHAVADVLKATNGGAHGVLVTAVSPPAFSQALHLVRRKGTVALVGLPPGDFPTPIFDVVLKRITVRGSIVGTRRDLGACPIVAVQF
- a CDS encoding SRPBCC family protein; this encodes MPADWLVPAPMGTVTHAVTINAPPERVWPWLAQMGAGRAGWYSYDWIDNGGHPSANFIRPEYQHVAQGDVMPATPGMTDAFCVTTVRPPHDLVLTVPKATGGHQVSWEFLLEPLDHQRTRLIVRGRISRRWPGSIRERSRPPGRLILIERIYAILAHTPRPLMLAAAGFGHYIMQARMLRGIKRRAESVTAGIGSCRRFWWPGR
- a CDS encoding IS30 family transposase — its product is MERRFHRGFTAAEKTELWDRWKRGESLKAIGRAFGKQSSSIYFLVAPHGGFRPAERRRSRLALTLAEREVISRGVTARRSARSIAKLLGRSPSTVSREMSRNGGCDRYRATVADENAWARSRRPKCCKLAINSRLRQAVAGKLRLDWSPEQIAGWLKRTHPEDEYNQVSHETIYRSLFVQARGVLKKELLRHLRSKRSMRRSRPVDPNGDRRGHMKDAVSIRQRPAAVEDRAVPGHWEGDLLSGPNNTYIATLVERQTRYVMLAKVAGKDTRTVVTALIKQAKKLPKELYKSLTWDRGKELTDHRRFTLATNIDVYFCDPQSPWQRGSNENTNGLLRQYFPKGTDLSVHSQAHLNKVARQLNERPRETLQFETPAERFNACVASTG
- a CDS encoding FIST N-terminal domain-containing protein, which produces MSRTDDRFSNSSSVVVAQSKAITATSAVAEIVAQLPSDSLALVLLFVSPWYDPHEFIAEFARFSEHSNVFGCTTAGELAPDGWGDNSVVALGFEARDFVVVARPFSDLANFRVEEGRSLGTELRQELARCAPEIPDQNSFGLLLIDGLCQREEAVMSSIYASLDDIPVVGGSAGDGLRFEKTWVFYDGQAHTDAAVLILLKTSLPFRLFKCDNFEPTSMKMVVTEADIECRVVKEINAEPAAEEYSRAVGLIDTKLDAFSFASHPVLVRVGGAYYARSIQRMNPDGSLSFFCAIDEGMVLTAAKPRNPIGAALDLFAETRDEIGEVSLYLGFECVLRRLDAEQHQFARDMSELYRENRVVGFHGYGEQYRSMHVNQTLTGVAIGKRAQSA
- a CDS encoding Acg family FMN-binding oxidoreductase, translating into MALTAGAGSVAIGGATALVMNAQRRSGYEDAINSTWRHSDRTDLPLSWARRELVRYASLAANSHNTQPWQFRLSDRSILVLSDLSRRLPSVDPDDHHLFASLGCAVENMIQAARAFGLRAVPSYDPVARGIRVELDTAPPERTDLFDAIPRRQSTRAVYDGRAVPPEHLRLLEAAGNGEGVRMLLFTERQQREDILSYLVAGNSAQMDDVAFVHELRTWIRFSYGEAISTRDGLFSKSTGSPALPGWIGRLIFSAVFTKTAENSKYESQLRSSAGVAVFVSDRNEPAGWVEVGRCCQRLALQATALRLRHAFINQPVEVAAVRGQFATYLGIDGRRPDLVMRFGYGPELPKSLRRPVEQVILEA